A window of Oncorhynchus tshawytscha isolate Ot180627B linkage group LG10, Otsh_v2.0, whole genome shotgun sequence contains these coding sequences:
- the LOC112260265 gene encoding claudin-18-like gives MLIWCDLCGLPGTFQAVRALTVVGIVLGVIGAMIALFSLNCYKMGSMEDSCKAKMTLTAGVTFIIAGICAIAGASIYVNPIVASFTMTAYNPNYRGGIGKGMGGGNMMQRCSFLLLGGIPKCVAFRGLQPDKSTLALNLS, from the exons ATGTTGATCTGGTGTGATTTGTGTGGCCTTCCAGGTACATTTCAGGCAGTGAGGGCACTGACGGTAGTGGGCATAGTCCTGGGTGTTATTGGGGCGATGATAGCCCTGTTCTCGCTCAATTGCTATAAAATGGGCAGCATGGAGGATTCCTGCAAAGCCAAGATGACCCTTACTGCAGGGGTCACATTCATCATTGCAG gTATTTGTGCCATTGCTGGAGCTTCCATCTATGTCAACCCGATAGTGGCCAGTTTCACGATGACCGCCTACAACCCCAACTACAGAGGAGGGATTGGaaaggggatgggaggagggaatATGATGCAGAG GTGCAGCTTTCTGTTATTGGGTGGGATTCCGAAGTGTGTGGCCTTCAGGGGACTGCAACCAGACAAGTCAACGTTAGCTCTAAATCTTTCCTAA